DNA from Danio aesculapii chromosome 10, fDanAes4.1, whole genome shotgun sequence:
GTTGGTGGTTAAATACAACACTGTTTTGTTTGAAGCTCTGTTTGATATCTATCTGACCACGTGTTTTCTGAAAGTAAATGAAGACCGAATATGGAGGTTGTGGTTTCAGTTTAGGCCTGTCCATATCATTGTTATAATCTTTAGTTTAAAACCCTAAATAATGTAGTTTAATGGGATGCATTTAGCTTGTTCTAGCATAGAGgtatggttttatattcggactttccccttaataatataatttcataaaagtattacttgcaaactctaaatagcaaaatcattttagcagccaatgactatcaaagtacaacattgttcacagtcaaataaacagtgttaatgttgttttcaagtcacacttacatgctaattccgatcgaatattcaaagtaacttggtaaacaataaagagacttctaaatgaatgaatgtgcgaatataaaaccaactttacctctattgttTTGGCCATGTTGACTAGTTAACTAGTGTACCTTTAAATTTATCCAAATTCATCACGTATTTACTGAGAAAACTCATTGTTTTTGTACTTTTGGAAAGCCTTTCCCTGCATAAAATTGTAGAAATGAGCTTCTCCCTAATGCTAAAGCTATCTGTAAGCCCGAAGAAATTGTTTCTAGTTCCACTTGGACTAGTCATAACATAAGACAAGTAAAAAAGCAGAACTGACTATTAAAATAAGAATTGTTAGTAATAATTATAAAGATACTAGTACTAATGAATaactactagtatctatttaatatttactagtatctaatgagcTGGTACCAGTATCTATTTAACAAGTACTGGTATCTATTAAAAcaatactagtatctaatgaataagtactagtatataATAAACAATTGTTAGAATAATAGAAATGTATTATAACCATATGCTCACTAAAGCAGCTGTACTGACAGAAGTCTAGCCTTTTAGTAAAACGAGCCAATCACTGGTTTGTTTACACTGTACACTCAGTTGAATAAGCTGGAAAAGACAGAGAAATTATGCTAAGGATGACTTGAGAATCTCCATTAAATATGCCATATACTGTAGtttctattttttcttttaacaaaACAGATGTTGAGATGTAGGCTTACTGTATATGATACATATGTATATCACACAGGCTCCTCAATGTACtctgatttcttttttaaacctgcactaaatattattaatttatctatgaaaaaatagtaaaaacaaatattatattattaacaataatctgttacaataatcaatatatggactgaTAGTACAACACATGGACGTGACCtcagtcatttttggtgatgcaatatatatatcacccatacataaaaaaacaattctaacaacgttttagctgattgcacaagatctctatctctattggaggactcagtgtcagtatggttaataaacactatagtatttactataaattattgtatatttccatgtgggtgtctgacgacTGAACATTAGTGGTGGAAAGAGCACTGAAAAATAATACACAAGTACCATTACATGCCTAAAcgtgtagtgcaagtagagtaaaagtatcttctgtaaatattactcaaagtagacctttcaaaagtactcgagaGTAGTGAGAATTACTCACTaataaagtccctttaagacaagtcctTTCACTCGGCGGccttctcgggcagtatgctcgggcattctgtttgaatggagaaacatcaaattctctgaAACTGCTTTCCAAGCTTataattgaatttcatattaggaatcaccaataaaatcaaacaacaactgtctctttaggttcatttctaaatgtctaaaccacacaaaatctgcagaaacttacATCTgctccaagcccctcccccagagtgtCATCAGTTTATaacgatcaatgattggctcctgtactagaaggtgggctttttttcgccatatagcgatcgatgattggcacctgtactagaaggtgggcttttttgtgccatatagcgatcaatgattggctcctgcactagaaggtgggcttttttcgccatatagcgatcgatgattggcttctgtactagaaggtgggctttttttcgccatatagcgatcgatgattggcttctgtactagaaggtgggcttttttcgccatatagcgatcgatgattggctcctgtactagaaggcgggcttttttcgccatatagcgatcgatgattggctcctgtactagaaggcgggctttttttgccatatagcgatcgatgattggcttctgtactagaaggtgggcttttttcgccatatagcgatcgatgattggctcctgtactagaaggcgggcttttttcaccatatagcgatcgatgattggctcctgtactagaaggcgggcttttttcgccatatagcgatcgatgattggcacctgtactagaaggcgggcttttttcgccatatagcgatcgatgattggcttctgtactagaaggtgggctttttgcgccatatagcgatcgatgattgactcctgtactagaaggtgggcttttttcaccatatagcgatcgatgattggctcctgtactagaaggtgggcttttttagccctatagcgatcgatgattggctcctgtactagaaggtgggcttttttcgccatatagcgatcgacaattggctcatgtactagaaggtgggctttttgcgccatatagcgatcgatgattgactcctgtactagaaggtgggcttttttTCGCCatatatcgatcgatgattgactcctgtactagtaggtgggctttttttcgccatatagcgatcaatgattggctcctgtactagtaggcggggctttattcaccatattgactgttacacttttccccattcaaaaagaaatgagtgacatgtcttgtgtattctatagtctttggtattacgctgtaaaaagctgatgcttttacatgtttttgtggatgtgtgcaaacgtaacattctgtagtgaatTTCGTTATTGCCCAATAAGCACACTGCATcataaaatgtcaatataatgttagatttaggtcatgatgtcaggtgaccaaaatgtaatgtctagtcagcgtctaaggacaacattattttgatgtccaataatgacgttgacacttagttgattttaggttgttagaaagttaCCAAAATataacgttgagccaacatcttaaaccaacatcatactgACCTCAAATACGGATATTTATTCGTCaagtttggcaaccaaaatccaacatgacgtcatagtggtaacatccacgcagcgtcaagctgtaacatcattagacgttgatagttggttgatttcaggttggacattgacgtcaccctgacattgagttctgatgtAAACCTGATTTTcacttccaaacaaaatgcaacatcccaacgacattggggtacaatgttaatctggcgtcatgttgacgtcctgtgcctgctgggtgtttaaggcaatTTTCTCATccgtgacatgcatctaaacaatctctgggtcaatgcatgtaaaattttggacattttcttggacactttgaatacttccaaacagtttggtgcaattataaatcgcctaTGTCTTGAGtaattgattggacaggaatcacaggactgattttcgtaatccccatagacaggaaaaaataaagtagtggagtaaaaataccgatactgcactaaaaatgtactcaagggaaagtaaaagcacacatttttaaaactactcagtaaattacaattcctgagaaaaactacgaGAAACTACTCGatgacagtaatttgagtatttctaattagttactttaaactacagctgaaaatagatctggtagcagatatttcagcctctgttactctttaccttgcacttttttttgttagcatttattattatttatttaggatatgcatttcacattctgactccaatgcctcattattaaactgctcaaatgactaattaaatcaaatattcttaagaatgaaATATGAAGTGTTCTTctgaagagtgtacttgcattgtgattatattatattgtcattctggcattatataatgagtggcataaaatgagcttaaaatgacaatgatatcgtttaatcgcaatatatatttggtgcaatatatcacacaacaaaattttagcttttattttcctCATTGAGCTCCATTTGTTTCTCGGTGTGTTTCACTAAAAATAACCAAACTGAAACGTGTACTTGACTGATTGTTTATTTTCTGGGGGTCAAAGGCGTTTTTCCACATTGATACAGTCAAATCATTAATTATACTTTATGTACACAAAAAAACAAGGGTGAAAAATGTTAACGTTGCCTATAAATACATGTCTAAGCATTCGGCTCTAAAATTGATTCTGAAGTCTTGTAAACAAGGCACATGTACAGTTGCCAGAGTCAAAACAAAGTGAATAATGACTGTAAATACATAAGCAAAGTATTTTTGAACATTTCAGACGtgatatgtttattttttcagccttttttttGGTAAAACTTGTGAGCTTCAGTTCTAAACTGAATGCGTTGACCGTACCTTATCGTAATACTCACAAGAATAACATGAGTTGTTTTTTGTCTTAGCTTGGCAGTCTGTTTTAATAATTCGTTTCCAAATGCCTTGGCttgatgtttttaatttattttctattttctgaAAGTCTACTGCTTCATTGACAAGACTGAATGCAGCATGCTAACTAtgcacttttattattttttgcattgtCTTTGAGTAAACCTTTACCTGCAAGGTATGTCTTTTTTCCTACAAGagaaaatagtttatttattgtgCTGTTTTTCTTAGTTACAACAAGGTAATTTAGCATCTTTTTGACCACCTCAGTCTTGCTATTTGTAAACCTTATCAACATGCATAGACTAAAACTACTCATCACATGGACTGGAACGTGGACTGTGTGCTTTTTCACACAACGTTTTCTAGCAAACTAATTTGTATTAACATTTGGCACCATTGCTGTGGGTTGTTTTAGGATCTGTTTTCTACGATTTCAAGAACTGATTACATCAATAGAACAGGAATATTATAAACAAGAtctagaaaagaaaaagaaaaggaaagcaAGATTTACTTTTGAAACACAATGGTGGTTTCTTCATCCTCCTGACAGTGATGAGGTCGATACAGTGGAGACGTAGGGGAGACTTATAAACGCATCATTTCAAGAAAGAGATAATtaacatacatttataaacactCTACTTGTATATttcaatagtttaaaaaaatcacaaaacttATCCAACTTATGTCTCAACATGGCTTGGTCCACAAacaaaatgttttcaaactaaaTTTTAAAAGGTATGTGTTTaggaaataatacaattatagcACCCTGTAAGGATGGCAAAAGGAAAATTTGTGGCATGGTGTTGTTTAGCACTttagtttgatttattttctctcatGCTTTGTCTCGTataaaatctgatatatggcaatatatgcaaataacaTATATGGCATAAACGTTCATATTTAGATTTCTGTAAAATGTAAAGTATTGTAAAAAATgtctttatgtattttttaattacatttaatatgtgtttatatatggccatatatgaacacacacacatatgtatgtgtgttcttTTGTgaacatatacatttacatatgtttaaatatattagctatattttgaatgtctataatttatggccatatatgaacacacCCACACATATATGCATGTGTGCTTATATATGTTCATAAATGGCCCTTATATGAACATAcacatgttcaaatatattagctatattttaaatgtgttcatATACGGCCATATATGAACATGTATGAACgcacaaacatataaacatatgtGTAGTCATATATGTTCATATACGGCCATAAATGAGCATTTACATATGTTCAAATGTATTAGcgatattttaaatatgtgttcaaatatggctgtatatgaacgcacatacacgcgcacatgcacacacacacacacacacacacacacacacacacacacacacacacacacacacatatatatatatatatatatatatatatatatatatatatatatatatatatatatatatatatatatatatatatatatatgtatatgtgtatgtatatatatatgtatatatatatatatatatatatatatatgtgtatgtatatatatatgtatatatatatatatatatatgtgtatgtatatatatatgtatatatatatatatatgtgtatgtatatatatatatatacatatacatatacatatatatacacacacacatattagctatattttaaatttaaaaatggctgtatatgaacatatacaagcacacacatacacacacacacatgtacgtgTGCTCGTTTCTGTTCAAATACGGCcataaatgaacacacacaaagtttagctaatatatttgaacatatatgtaaatgtatatgttcatatatggccgtatatatacatatgagcATATCAGTACTTTcacatataataattaaaactattgaaaacagggactaagccgaaggaaagggAGTGGAGTTTTTTCAGGGTGGAATGTTAAAGTATATTAGGCTACTCAATTCAGctggacttaatatttttacagttcgaGTTGTTGACTGACTAGTTTTTCACACTGAAATAAAGAGTCGACTAAATTGCAGGGAAAGTTATATTCTGTGGACACGAGAACTAACGAAATTAGTGGTGCCATCTAGCGGCGCTGTGTAGATCAGTCCTGACATTGAGGTGCAAACTATAaacctattaaatattacttgggtgactattaaactgctaaacatttaaactgataaaacaaatgaattaaaaaacattttttttggttCTTGTCTTCCTTATCTTTTGATCACAtggctgatcacatgcctgatatatatatatatatatatacatatatgtatgtatgtatatatatatgtatatatatatgtatgtatgtatgtatgtatgtatgtatgtatgtatgtatgtatgtatgtatgtatgtatgtatgtatgtatatatatatatatatgtgtatatatgtatgtgtatatatgtatgtgtatatatgtatgtgtgtatatatatatatatatatatatatatatatatatatatatatatatatatatatatatatatatatatatatatatatgtgtgtatatatatgtatgtatatatatatatgtatttgtgctCGTATATGTTCATATACAGCCATATGtaaacacatatataaaatatagctaATATAATTGAACGTACATAcaagtacatatttgtaattccaatcattttaaaaaagtatgtgaaattatatatgtgaaatctaaatatgaatatttatgtCACATTTATAATTAGCATACAGTATATTGTCAtaaatcagatttctatatgaggTTTATTATGGGATATGATGTTCTTGAATGATAAACTAAGTGCTCAAAGGTATCAGTTCAACGTATTTAAGCTTTGCCGTCATTTCAGTTCTAGAACATCCCTCAAGCTACTGCATGCTAAATGGAAGAGCACAGTGTGAATTTCTACTGCAATCTCACCAAACATCTCTTCCTTTAATTAGCACTGCTGTATACGATCGCTCAGACTCATAGTTTCTGCGGCATACTATGAATACTATTCCTGTCCGGTTGCCGTCTTGATTTTTGAGGGAAAAGACCACCTGAGGAGGTGCCTAATCCTACAGAATCTTCTAACAAACTCCAATCATTTACGTCTTAATCAAATCCTTCTGTGTTACAGTATCTAGAGACTTTGTCACAGTTTTAATGCACTCTAACTCCTTACATTGTTACACTTAGTTCGTGAGTTATAAATCTTTTCACACTCAGTTGTTGCCCTTGAAGCAGTAGACACCGTAGAGTTTGTGCTTCTTGTCTGGGAATCCGGAGAAGCGTACGGCGGCCTCTGTGGGACTGCAGCGTCTGCGTGGTTTGGAGATTGGATATCGTACACTACCGTCCGCCAACCAGCCTGCGTCGCAGCGGTCGTAGCCCAGAAGCTTCCATGCTGCGTACATCTGCCCGACTTTGGCGATTTGAGCACCATCCTTTTGGCAAGCTTGCACCGCCTCGTCATATGTAAGCTTGGACGAGTGTATCAAATAATAAAAACGTCCTGTGGGGGAGTAAAAAGAAAAGTGTTTATTCTCAAATTTGGTAAAGATGAAGATATCTACAGTGCTCTGCATAATTTagttcaccccattttgaaaatgaatatttttatcaatttgtcagtgaatataggcaatgtattttggagaatttaagcaaacagatttattaaacagatatatctattaaaataatattttagtaactgaacatatttagaaattgaaagagaatacaattaaattcaagcaaaatattgcaaaaaaaaaatcacaacttacaaaatgtttaaatgttttgcttctcttgcttttttctcttttaaatttgtatttaatatttttctatatcatataaatttggatgtactagttttttttaagttattttgttagattagctccagatttggcttcagtactgattaatataacatatataacatatatatatatatatatatatatatatatatatatatatatatatatatatatatatatatatatatatatatatatatatatatatatacacatcaatgtgtgtgtgtgtgtgtgtgtgtgtgtatatatacatccaaatttatatgatatagaaaaatattaaatacaaatttaaaagagaaaaaagctTTCtagtaaaaatatgaatataaaagatagatttgtgaggggtgtacttatatatgctgaacactgcaTGTTTCAATCTAAAGATGCACATAAAAttcatgtgcaaaactggaatatcgtgtaaaagacatgcaaataaagcgaagtcaaagagaacaaactcATCATTTCCTGATAATTgacaccaaatatcaaaagtaaaatggaatttgctgcagtaggagaagctgcgtgagtcttttctttatttaataaatgacttgcgcctagGCCTGCATGATTAATCGTGATTTGAAAAGCTgcgattattttgattattactatggcgagggaggcgagtgcAGAAATTAAAATAATCCAACTAACATTACTTAAAAGTAGACAACTGTTACGACAGAAACCATGAGCCCCTATTTTACTATGggaaaaatgaaagctgtaaactctgctctccttctctctctctctctctctctctctctctctctctctctctctctctctctctctctctctctccctccctccccctATCTACCCCTCATTTTGGACCTTTGACCTGCTTGTGTGAGATAATGTTTCCTCTCTCGACTGTTACGGCGATATTTGTGGATCTACACACACAAGGGTGTCACTCTGCAGcgcaagttttctccaccgcgtctatcatggatcagctgtgctaACCGCACATTATAGAACACAGCCGTTTATCTGTATCTGTGTTACTCATTGGTGAATAACACCAAAGCAGTGCTGACCATTATTCTGTGTACACACCAGACGTGGAATGTGTAAATAAATCGTGATATTCACACGTAAAtggacattttgagtttactggCTTCATTCGTGCGCTTAattcgcgtgtcaaattcacttcacaatagatgcggattcacctcatgggcagggcttctgtctgcccggtaactctagcttcgttgctaaatggctaacattaaTTTTATTGAGGGTAGCTGTGCTTTTATGTGCTTCAGGGAGGCTGATAAACAGCATCCATTTGTTTGGCGCTGTGTctactagatccattcagaggtgcacccaggtCTGTGAGTTCGTCAACTTCTCCAGAATCTATACCTatatgatggaggctttcagcggtgcttcagactgagctgagcccagtttgatgaactgctgtttggtgtcagcaagaggatttcccctcgggacaccaacaacaggagCTACGTCATAATCATACCCCATAAAAGAGAAAGCTGATTGGTTAACAtggcgcgaatgtccgctgaagttcagattttccaacttgagaaATTCACGCGATACGTGCATTACGCGTCAAATGCGCAGAACGCTCAACTTGCGCCGCTATATTTGTGCAAGTCATGTCATTCGGTCTGCCTCATTCATGCGAAAcatgctgcaggatgtctattcatgtctttgcattgacttaacgtgtaaatcattcatgcttcatccatgtctggtgTAAACGCAGCATTAGAGCCAATTGCAGCCCTTTATTTTGAGCTGCaggaacacaatgaccaatcacatGTGTTTAAGAATTCGTTTGACAATGCTCAGAAAGCAAGCAGTATGCAAGCTgactataatccctaataataattcctgtacagcagtcccacaacattctgacattcGACGACACTCGAATCTccagtcagaaaagtctagtggctgggaatgctctttttacagtgtctgctgtcattttaatgttgttttggtgtgtttacattgataaatatggccactgtgtaaatacacagtacagttatgatcttactgccacattaaattgttataataaaataatatatgccttcagtgatttcctgaagataaataccaaaaagtaacgcaactagaataactacagcagtcgcgatcatctgatctcatatgaaacaACTTacgatgacatgtgcaggtgctgtagtggtgtccgaTTTCTAACTGTGGTTCACActgaaagcggtgagagcgtcaacGGTCGCtttggccgccctggcgacaacgctgtctgccttcaacTCCGGAGCatcaaaattcactacattgatctcgtatttaaagtagccgttgcagcatatcagttacattcctgcgtaaaacatgctctctagcgtgaaaatgttgcgcacttatcaaatttatttaacaatggaagatcaagttgcgtgtggtgtggctttgctccacttaattgtCCAATATGCCCATAtatctgaaatatcctgaagcagcagtactgttttgtactgtcggaTGAGATTCCCGCaatattaaagataaatatatataacattagtgtacatcagtaactcgccagtaacttatttaatgcatgttcctgtaagaaagcattgtaaataattgaaaatccagcgaccgcaataatcaaacccttgggaacaactgtggtcggaaccaaagttcacaggtctgtgttctctgaactcctctcaagcggtggacgaCTTctttctgattgcttgccgccaaactgcgtcatagctcattaccataaagttgacttgatttcaactctcctcaatGCCCACACCGGTGAAGACGTGCGGCGCTGCTCTTCGCCGCTTATCGCCGCCGGctttcattgaaaatgaatgacttccggctactttgacgctctcgccgctttcggtgtgaacgtacggttagCGGTAAAatctgaagcccttccccttcacactctgtttcaagggccaaggggaaggggtagaattggggtTGGGCCTTAGGCTGGTTGtagttttaattataataatagtttatcATGGGGAGAATTTTTAATCTGTACAATGCAAATGATAAGATATTATCCATCCCTAGTAGCCAACCTATTTCAAATGGCTTTTGGTCAAACTGTGAGAAAGGCAAACCTTTGTAGTTGGAGGTGAAACAGAAGACATCGTATCTTTCTTTTTGCTTGTCTCGTATCCCATAATTCCTGACTCCGGGAATGGTGTTTTTGCCGCCACATGGCTCTCTGGGTTTGGTGATGGGGTACTGCACCGATCCGTCACTCAGCCAGCCTGCATTGCACCAATCCAAACCGTCTCTCCAGGCGTCGTACAGCTGCTCGAAAGATGCCACAATGGCGTCTTGATCTCGGCAGGCTTTTTCAGCCTCAGGGAAGTTAAGGTTGTAACGACCCAGTCTTGGGAAATATGGAAAAACGATACCTGTGGAAAGCAGAAGATCTGGGATAAAAGTAGAGCTGGGAGATTACATGATATAAGTCATGTTATATCCTGAGAACAGTATATATCATGATAAAGTACTTATATActttcaggtcagaataacaacacacgtgATCATGAGTgcagtatagcagcagtgaggagattgcaaataaaaaaggatgtcgccagagtggctttttggttccttttcttgtgcatcccagccactagctcccaatctgaaagagtttttagcatagggggtaatgtagtcattcaacttcacagttTGTAATGTTCAGTATGTGTATCagtaatgatggttagttcctttacttgaaagctcagatttgattatcatgattagttttgtttacagagtttgaggtttac
Protein-coding regions in this window:
- the hapln1b gene encoding hyaluronan and proteoglycan link protein 1: MTFLLLFLLVLSESRADNFEEAYSDLEHYRTIYISENGPRLSVDTAQPKVISQRGGNATLPCKFDRDSSLPPNPKLRIKWTKLTSDYLKEIDVFVAMGFHKKSYGRFHGRVHLQAASESDASLVITEITLEDYGKYKCEVIDGLEDDTAVVSLDLQGIVFPYFPRLGRYNLNFPEAEKACRDQDAIVASFEQLYDAWRDGLDWCNAGWLSDGSVQYPITKPREPCGGKNTIPGVRNYGIRDKQKERYDVFCFTSNYKGRFYYLIHSSKLTYDEAVQACQKDGAQIAKVGQMYAAWKLLGYDRCDAGWLADGSVRYPISKPRRRCSPTEAAVRFSGFPDKKHKLYGVYCFKGNN